A stretch of Helicobacter pylori DNA encodes these proteins:
- a CDS encoding DedA family protein, with protein MEEYIINLWNQHAATWGYLILFGWSILEGEIGLILAGIASYTGHMHLGLAILVAGIGGFVGDQIYFYIGRTNKSYIQKKLEKQRRKLALAHLLLQKHGWFIIFIQRYMYGMRTIIPISIGLTRYSALKFAIINLISAMVWASITIILAWYLGEELLHALEWLKKHPYALILLLVSFLALVLWYFQYYSKKNR; from the coding sequence TTGGAAGAATACATCATTAACTTATGGAATCAGCATGCAGCGACTTGGGGGTATCTCATTTTATTTGGGTGGAGTATTTTAGAAGGCGAAATCGGGCTGATTTTAGCAGGGATTGCCAGCTATACCGGTCATATGCATTTAGGGTTAGCCATTTTAGTCGCAGGGATTGGGGGTTTTGTGGGGGATCAGATCTATTTTTACATCGGGCGCACCAATAAATCTTACATCCAAAAAAAGCTAGAAAAACAACGCCGAAAACTAGCCCTAGCCCATTTATTGTTGCAAAAACATGGCTGGTTTATCATTTTTATCCAACGCTACATGTATGGCATGCGCACCATCATTCCCATTAGCATAGGCCTCACGCGTTATAGCGCTTTAAAATTCGCTATCATCAACCTCATTAGTGCGATGGTGTGGGCGAGCATTACCATTATTCTAGCGTGGTATTTAGGAGAAGAATTATTGCATGCGTTAGAGTGGCTTAAAAAACACCCTTATGCGCTAATATTACTATTAGTATCTTTCTTAGCGTTAGTGCTGTGGTATTTCCAATACTATAGTAAGAAAAACCGCTAG
- a CDS encoding leucyl aminopeptidase, with protein MLKIKLEKTTFENAKAECGLVFIINKDFDHAWIKNKELLETFKYEGEGVFLDQENKILYAGVKEDDVHLLRESACLAVRTLKKLAFKSVKVGVYTCGTHSKDNALLENLKALFLGLKLGLYEYDTFKSNKKESVLKEAIVALELHKPCEKTCTNSLEKSAKEALKYAEIMTESLNIVKDLVNTPPMIGTPVYMAEVAQKVAKENHLEIHVHDEKFLEEKKMNAFLAVNKASLGVNPPRLIHLVYKPKKAKKKIALVGKGLTYDCGGLSLKPADYMVTMKADKGGGSAVIGLLNALAKLGVEAEVHGIIGATENMIGPAAYKPDDILISKEGKSIEVRNTDAEGRLVLADCLSYAQDLSPDVIVDFATLTGACVVGLGEFTSAIMGHNEELKNLFETSGLESGELLAKLPFNRHLKKLIESKIADVCNISSSRYGGAITAGLFLNEFIRDEFKDKWLHIDIAGPAYVEKEWDVNSFGASGAGVRACTAFVEELLKKA; from the coding sequence ATGTTAAAAATCAAATTAGAAAAAACCACTTTTGAAAACGCAAAAGCTGAATGCGGTTTAGTTTTTATTATTAATAAGGATTTTGATCACGCTTGGATCAAAAATAAAGAATTGCTAGAAACCTTTAAATACGAAGGCGAAGGCGTATTTTTAGACCAAGAAAATAAAATCCTGTATGCGGGCGTTAAAGAAGACGATGTGCATTTATTGAGAGAGAGCGCGTGTTTAGCCGTTCGCACCCTTAAAAAACTCGCTTTTAAAAGCGTTAAAGTGGGCGTTTATACTTGCGGGACGCATTCTAAAGATAACGCGCTTTTAGAAAACCTGAAAGCGTTGTTCTTGGGCTTAAAATTAGGCTTGTATGAATACGACACTTTTAAATCCAACAAAAAAGAAAGCGTTTTAAAAGAAGCCATTGTCGCTTTAGAATTGCACAAACCTTGCGAAAAAACTTGCACAAATTCTTTAGAAAAGAGCGCTAAAGAAGCTTTAAAATACGCTGAAATCATGACAGAAAGCTTGAATATCGTTAAAGATTTAGTCAATACCCCCCCTATGATTGGCACCCCGGTTTATATGGCTGAAGTGGCGCAAAAAGTGGCTAAAGAAAACCATTTAGAAATCCATGTCCATGATGAAAAATTTTTAGAAGAAAAGAAAATGAACGCCTTTTTAGCGGTCAATAAAGCCTCTCTTGGCGTCAATCCTCCTCGCTTGATCCATTTAGTCTATAAGCCCAAAAAAGCGAAGAAAAAAATCGCTTTAGTGGGTAAGGGCTTGACTTATGATTGCGGGGGTTTGAGCTTGAAACCGGCCGATTACATGGTTACCATGAAAGCGGATAAAGGCGGTGGCTCTGCGGTGATTGGGCTTTTAAACGCGTTAGCCAAACTGGGCGTGGAAGCTGAAGTGCATGGCATTATTGGGGCTACAGAAAACATGATAGGCCCGGCTGCTTATAAACCTGATGATATTTTAATCTCTAAAGAAGGCAAAAGCATAGAAGTCCGCAATACTGACGCTGAAGGGCGTTTGGTTTTAGCGGATTGTTTGAGCTACGCTCAAGATTTAAGCCCTGATGTGATCGTGGATTTTGCGACCCTTACTGGGGCATGCGTTGTGGGCTTAGGCGAATTCACTTCAGCGATCATGGGGCATAATGAAGAGTTAAAAAATCTCTTTGAAACTTCAGGGTTAGAATCCGGCGAATTATTAGCCAAACTCCCCTTTAACCGCCATTTAAAGAAATTGATTGAATCTAAAATCGCTGATGTGTGCAATATTTCTTCTTCACGCTATGGCGGTGCGATCACGGCGGGCTTGTTTTTGAATGAATTTATTAGAGATGAGTTTAAGGATAAGTGGCTACACATTGACATTGCAGGCCCTGCTTATGTGGAAAAAGAATGGGATGTGAATAGCTTTGGAGCGAGTGGGGCTGGCGTGAGAGCTTGCACAGCTTTTGTGGAAGAGCTTTTGAAAAAGGCTTGA
- the apt gene encoding adenine phosphoribosyltransferase, with the protein MNETLKEELLQSIREVKDYPKKGILFKDITTLLNYPKLFNKLIDALKKRYLALNIDFIVGIEARGFILGSALAYALGVGFVPVRKKGKLPAHTLSQSYSLEYGSDSIEIHSDAFRGIKGVRVVLIDDLLATGGTALASLELIKALQAECIEACFLIGLKELPGIQLLEERVKTFCLLEC; encoded by the coding sequence ATGAATGAAACGCTCAAAGAAGAACTTTTACAAAGCATCAGAGAAGTGAAAGACTACCCTAAAAAAGGGATTTTATTCAAAGACATTACCACGCTACTCAACTACCCTAAACTCTTTAACAAGCTCATTGACGCGCTCAAAAAACGCTATCTCGCTCTCAATATAGACTTTATCGTGGGCATTGAAGCTAGGGGGTTTATTTTAGGCTCTGCTCTCGCTTATGCGCTTGGGGTGGGTTTTGTGCCTGTGAGAAAAAAGGGCAAACTCCCCGCACACACCTTGTCTCAAAGCTACAGCCTAGAATACGGGAGCGATAGCATAGAAATCCACTCTGACGCTTTTAGGGGAATTAAGGGGGTAAGGGTGGTGTTGATTGATGATTTATTAGCCACTGGAGGCACAGCTTTAGCGAGCCTTGAGCTTATCAAAGCCCTACAAGCTGAATGCATAGAAGCATGCTTTTTGATAGGGTTAAAAGAATTACCGGGTATCCAACTTTTAGAAGAACGCGTGAAAACCTTTTGTTTGTTAGAGTGCTAG